The Gemmatimonadota bacterium genome contains a region encoding:
- a CDS encoding penicillin acylase family protein has protein sequence MRLLRLTGAAALLFGVLWIGRRGVGPLPPLGPLLDPVRGAWGAVATAELPRQASATIPGLGGPVEVRYDARGVPHIFAPREEDAIRALGYVVARDRLFQLDLQARAGAGTLTELLGARALPLDSVPRHLGMARAVERAWAALPADGVTRRYAEAYADGVNAYIATVDAAALPVEYKLLGRQPVPWAPRNVLALAARMAWTLSYGPNERERQLAEGLVGPAAADALFPVVSPVQEPIQPTGRGMATFDTLPIPGPGAPDSQAVALGRLLPRSPTADADGHGSRIFASNNWAVAPSRSRSGKALLAGDPHLELTLPSIWYEAHLVVPGQLDTYGVTIPGSAGMLIGFTRDLAWSLTNTGADVLDFYRETVDDHVRPVRYLVDEQWRDIELREEAYRDPSGRVFRVDTVRFTHRGPMRPLGSDWVSMRWTALEPGDVVEAFALAARQRTAGAFLDSLATRFFVPAQNALVADRSGNIAIRSTGHYPIRPDHGSGLVIRDGSASGSDWLGFWPVSDYPQALNPSQGFLASANQQPIDPAVQGRYLGPDAGYDAWRALQINTLLRADSSVTLDAMRRFQTDPGSVRADLFVPRFLHAARGRRAAGAMSKALTGADSVLTRWDRRYTVDNTGSVLFEQAMREVARRTWDELVPAGDTSRVATPGGTVLLRLMFDSASTWWDDRQTTGRVEQRDDILVASLEAAYDTLVRRYGPPGAGRWAWGERGAANLEHLLRLGGFSRRGLAVQSGPGTLNPSSSSGFGSSWRMVVELGDRVRALGTYPGGQSGNPASARYDDRVRFWQRGDLELLYTPPALDSVAPAQVRAALTLAPSPGAGGSR, from the coding sequence ATGCGATTGCTGCGTTTGACGGGGGCCGCGGCCCTGTTGTTCGGGGTGCTGTGGATCGGCCGACGTGGAGTTGGCCCGCTGCCTCCCCTGGGACCCCTGCTGGATCCGGTGCGTGGTGCGTGGGGGGCGGTCGCGACCGCCGAGCTTCCCAGGCAGGCGTCGGCGACCATTCCTGGTCTGGGTGGACCGGTCGAGGTGCGGTACGATGCACGCGGAGTGCCGCACATTTTTGCGCCGCGAGAGGAAGATGCGATTCGGGCGTTGGGGTATGTGGTGGCCCGTGACCGCCTGTTCCAGCTGGATCTGCAGGCGCGGGCCGGTGCCGGCACCCTGACCGAGTTACTCGGTGCCCGGGCGCTGCCGCTGGATAGCGTGCCCCGGCACCTGGGGATGGCCCGGGCCGTGGAACGTGCGTGGGCCGCGTTGCCGGCGGACGGCGTCACGCGACGGTACGCGGAGGCGTATGCCGACGGGGTCAACGCCTACATCGCGACAGTAGACGCGGCCGCGTTGCCGGTGGAATACAAGTTGCTCGGGCGCCAGCCGGTCCCGTGGGCGCCCCGCAACGTCCTGGCCCTCGCGGCGCGCATGGCGTGGACGTTGAGCTACGGTCCCAACGAGCGGGAGCGCCAACTGGCCGAGGGGTTGGTCGGACCGGCGGCCGCCGACGCGCTGTTTCCGGTGGTCAGTCCCGTGCAGGAGCCGATCCAGCCCACTGGGCGCGGGATGGCGACGTTCGACACGCTGCCGATCCCCGGACCTGGGGCCCCCGATTCCCAGGCCGTTGCGCTTGGCCGCCTCCTGCCCCGGTCACCCACCGCGGACGCCGATGGCCACGGTTCGCGGATCTTTGCCTCGAACAACTGGGCGGTGGCTCCGTCGCGGTCGCGGAGCGGCAAGGCGCTGTTGGCCGGGGATCCCCACCTGGAACTCACGCTGCCGAGTATTTGGTACGAGGCGCATCTCGTGGTGCCCGGGCAGCTGGACACGTACGGGGTCACCATTCCCGGATCCGCCGGGATGTTGATCGGCTTCACGCGCGACCTGGCCTGGTCGCTGACGAACACCGGGGCGGATGTGCTCGATTTCTACCGCGAAACGGTGGATGATCACGTGCGCCCGGTGCGTTACCTCGTGGACGAGCAGTGGCGGGACATCGAATTGCGCGAGGAAGCGTATCGGGATCCCAGCGGGCGTGTCTTCCGGGTGGATACGGTGCGTTTCACGCACCGGGGGCCGATGCGTCCCCTGGGGTCGGACTGGGTCTCGATGCGATGGACCGCGCTGGAGCCTGGCGATGTGGTGGAGGCCTTTGCCCTCGCCGCGCGGCAGCGCACGGCCGGTGCCTTTCTCGACAGCTTGGCCACGCGATTCTTCGTGCCGGCACAAAACGCTCTGGTGGCCGACCGATCGGGGAACATCGCCATCCGGTCCACGGGACACTACCCGATTCGGCCCGACCATGGCTCCGGCCTGGTCATCCGGGATGGCTCGGCGAGCGGGAGCGACTGGTTGGGCTTCTGGCCCGTGTCCGACTACCCGCAGGCGCTCAATCCCTCGCAGGGCTTCCTGGCGTCGGCCAACCAGCAGCCGATCGATCCCGCCGTCCAGGGCCGATATCTCGGGCCGGACGCCGGGTACGACGCCTGGCGTGCGTTGCAGATCAACACCCTGTTGCGAGCCGACAGCTCGGTCACGCTGGACGCGATGCGCCGTTTCCAGACCGATCCTGGCAGCGTACGCGCCGACCTGTTTGTCCCGCGGTTCCTGCACGCCGCGCGGGGCCGACGCGCGGCGGGTGCCATGTCCAAGGCCCTGACAGGGGCCGACTCGGTCCTGACGCGGTGGGATCGACGATACACGGTGGACAATACCGGCAGTGTGTTGTTTGAGCAGGCGATGCGCGAGGTGGCGCGCCGGACCTGGGATGAGCTGGTACCGGCGGGGGACACGTCCCGGGTCGCCACGCCGGGCGGAACCGTGTTGCTGCGCCTGATGTTCGACAGTGCAAGTACCTGGTGGGACGACCGCCAGACGACCGGACGGGTGGAGCAGCGCGACGACATCCTCGTGGCGTCGCTGGAAGCGGCCTACGACACATTGGTCCGTCGATACGGCCCGCCGGGTGCGGGCCGTTGGGCGTGGGGCGAACGTGGGGCCGCGAACCTGGAGCATCTGTTGCGCCTCGGTGGATTCTCTCGGCGGGGGCTGGCCGTGCAATCCGGACCAGGCACGTTGAACCCGTCATCGTCGAGCGGCTTCGGCTCCAGCTGGCGCATGGTCGTGGAGCTGGGGGACCGCGTACGCGCGTTAGGCACCTATCCGGGCGGGCAGAGTGGCAACCCCGCGAGCGCGCGGTATGACGACCGCGTGCGGTTCTGGCAGCGTGGCGACCTCGAGCTGCTTTATACCCCGCCGGCCCTCGACTCGGTCGCGCCGGCGCAGGTCCGGGCGGCGCTCACCCTGGCGCCCTCGCCGGGCGCGGGGGGGTCGCGATGA
- a CDS encoding lipid A deacylase LpxR family protein: MTAPRIPCHHPVPNLGRITALLLASALLASPGAAQVPRDSANAGPVANAPGTTARRNSPWLPRLRLENDAYNFWIHPGHRSDEEFSNGVVASFETLRGTFWGRRLAPATPDCGADTSSTGRCLTTGIAIGQEMYTPNLQRPPFSSPSWRDERPYAGWLWAGLTGRSVSRRSLRQLDAVVGVTGPPALGQLSQQIAHTINASYTTRARGWETQVGFQPGLQVGYSHALLALRGRVGTKAFLDLVPQASATLGTVRTAVESGARLRLGYNLSHPFDPRRWVGRTPLEYWVSAGGRAAWVARDFSLDGSILGDERRVDRVPGVRDYTFGAGLRMHRVLLTWEATTRSRQYTTGPLHHTYSTMSASWEFYR; encoded by the coding sequence ATGACGGCCCCGCGCATTCCCTGTCATCATCCTGTCCCCAACCTCGGCAGGATCACTGCACTCCTGCTGGCGAGCGCACTGCTCGCCAGCCCCGGCGCTGCCCAGGTCCCTCGGGATTCCGCGAATGCCGGACCAGTAGCCAACGCGCCTGGCACAACCGCGCGCCGAAACTCCCCCTGGCTCCCGCGACTCCGGCTCGAGAACGACGCCTACAACTTCTGGATTCACCCCGGGCACCGGTCCGACGAGGAATTCTCCAACGGCGTCGTGGCCAGCTTCGAGACCCTTCGCGGGACGTTCTGGGGACGGCGACTCGCGCCAGCTACCCCGGATTGCGGGGCCGATACGTCCTCGACCGGTCGCTGCCTCACCACAGGTATCGCCATCGGCCAGGAGATGTACACGCCCAACCTCCAGCGCCCTCCCTTCTCATCCCCCAGCTGGCGCGACGAACGCCCCTATGCCGGGTGGCTCTGGGCGGGACTCACCGGGCGCTCCGTTTCCCGTCGCTCCCTTCGGCAGCTCGACGCCGTCGTCGGAGTGACCGGCCCTCCGGCACTTGGGCAACTCTCCCAACAAATCGCGCATACAATCAACGCGAGCTACACGACGCGTGCTCGCGGATGGGAAACACAGGTCGGCTTTCAGCCGGGCCTTCAGGTGGGCTATTCGCACGCACTCCTCGCGCTCCGAGGTCGGGTGGGGACCAAGGCCTTCCTTGACCTGGTGCCCCAAGCCTCGGCCACTCTCGGCACGGTGCGCACCGCCGTCGAGTCGGGCGCACGGCTCCGACTCGGTTACAATCTCTCCCACCCGTTTGACCCGCGGCGCTGGGTCGGGCGCACCCCACTCGAATACTGGGTCAGCGCCGGGGGGCGCGCCGCCTGGGTCGCCCGCGACTTCTCACTCGACGGCAGCATCCTCGGGGATGAGCGTCGCGTGGATCGCGTGCCCGGGGTGCGGGACTACACCTTCGGTGCCGGCCTGCGCATGCATCGCGTGCTCCTGACCTGGGAAGCGACCACCCGGTCGCGCCAGTACACAACCGGTCCCCTGCATCACACCTACTCGACGATGAGTGCGAGCTGGGAGTTCTACCGCTAG
- a CDS encoding DUF4249 domain-containing protein, whose protein sequence is MLRYLLPCALLLTACERVVEVDVDEGPRRLVVEARLERILGNVSGAQAIRLSTTGSYFSNALPPAARGATVRVTDNLGNAFPFVESSTPGTYVTTALTVERGRTYTLRIDWEGQRFEGVEQTMSVTPIDSLYFEAPKPGRFSGEDGVRATIDTRDPGGEKNFYLWDQFVDGRRLLGPDSSFKLRIIAPDDAVDGKPVLGFQPYEGIDIAVGSSVLVRQVGISESTYRYYFALSDQVSADGSVFSVPPASIRGNVANLSNPRQPALGYFYVSEVSEARAVRR, encoded by the coding sequence ATGCTACGCTATCTCCTGCCCTGTGCGCTCCTGCTCACCGCATGCGAACGTGTGGTGGAGGTCGACGTGGACGAGGGCCCGCGCCGCCTCGTGGTCGAGGCGCGGCTCGAGCGGATCCTCGGGAACGTGTCGGGGGCACAGGCGATTCGCCTCAGCACCACGGGCTCGTACTTCAGCAACGCGCTCCCGCCCGCCGCGCGCGGGGCGACCGTCCGGGTCACGGACAACCTTGGCAATGCCTTCCCGTTCGTGGAGTCGTCAACGCCCGGCACCTACGTGACCACGGCGCTCACCGTCGAGCGCGGGCGCACGTACACCCTGCGCATTGACTGGGAGGGCCAGCGGTTCGAGGGCGTGGAGCAGACCATGTCCGTCACCCCGATCGATTCGCTCTACTTCGAGGCCCCCAAGCCGGGGCGCTTTTCCGGCGAGGATGGGGTCCGTGCCACCATCGACACCCGGGACCCAGGCGGCGAGAAGAACTTCTACCTCTGGGACCAGTTCGTGGACGGTCGGCGGCTGCTCGGGCCGGACTCGTCGTTCAAGCTGCGCATCATTGCCCCCGATGATGCCGTCGACGGCAAGCCCGTGCTCGGCTTCCAGCCGTACGAGGGGATCGACATCGCCGTGGGATCCAGTGTGCTGGTGCGCCAGGTCGGGATCTCCGAGTCCACGTACCGATACTACTTCGCGCTCTCCGACCAGGTGAGCGCCGACGGCTCGGTCTTCTCCGTGCCCCCCGCGAGCATCCGGGGCAATGTCGCGAACCTCTCCAACCCTCGGCAGCCGGCGCTTGGCTACTTCTACGTGAGCGAGGTCTCGGAAGCACGGGCCGTAAGGCGGTAG